Proteins from a single region of Seriola aureovittata isolate HTS-2021-v1 ecotype China chromosome 9, ASM2101889v1, whole genome shotgun sequence:
- the pink1 gene encoding serine/threonine-protein kinase PINK1, mitochondrial encodes MSVKHAISRGLELGRSVLQVGLLKSGGRVAAKLRADRFRVGPSVRTVQPRAFLPSRYRYYRTSLRGLAAQLQSAGFRRRFTGGSPRNRAVFLAFGLGVGLIEQQLEDDRQSAATCQEIQAVFRKKRFQSPLKPFTSGYKLEDYIIGNQIGKGSNAAVYEAAAQFAPPKESDRKCSLVQLKEDEEEGEKARSLTCCSLRNFPMAIKMMWNFGAGSSSEAILKSMSQELVPAGALALKQEKEHITLNGEFGVLPKRVSAHPNVIRVYRAFTADVPLLPGAQEEYPDVLPARLNPAGLGNNRTLFLVMKNYPCTLRQYLEVSTPGRRHGSLMLLQLLEGVDHLCRQGVAHRDLKSDNVLLEFDSDGCPRLVITDFGCCLAQSDSSLQLPFNSMWVNRGGNASLMAPEVATAVPGSGVVIDYSKADAWAVGAISYEIFDQRNPFYRAVGLESRSYQEKQLPALPSAVPADVQLVIRLLLRRNPSKRPSARVAADMLHLSLWGRKALANQDSAGMRKLADWLLCQSAVVLLKGCDGPSGNRVEAELQRSFLANLDLEDLRTAVGFLLYGREQRQACILSA; translated from the exons ATGTCTGTGAAACACGCCATTAGCCGCGGGCTGGAGTTGGGCCGCTCGGTCCTCCAGGTGGGTCTCCTCAAATCTGGAGGCCGAGTCGCAGCGAAGCTCCGAGCGGACCGTTTTCGTGTAGGCCCGTCGGTCCGCACCGTTCAGCCTCGGGCTTTCCTGCCGTCTCGGTACCGCTACTACCGCACCTCTCTGCGGGGTCTGGCAGCTCAGCTCCAGTCCGCCGGCTTCAGGAGGAGGTTCACCGGAGGGTCTCCCAGGAACAGGGCCGTGTTTCTGGCCTTCGGTCTCGGTGTGGGGCTCATCGAACAACAGCTTGAGGATGATAGACAGAGTGCGGCGACATGTCAGGAGATCCAG GCTGTATTCAGGAAGAAAAGATTCCAGAGCCCGCTCAAGCCGTTCACCTCTGGATATAAACTGGAGGATTACATTATTGGGAACCAGATTGGAAAAGGCTCCAATGCAGCCGTGTACGAGGCTGCAGCTCAGTTCGCCCCTCCGAAGGAAAGTGATAGGAAGTGCTCCCTGGTGCAGCTGAAAGAAGacgaagaggaaggagagaaggctCGATCTCTGACATGCTGCTCACTAAGAAACTTCCCTATGGCTATCAAGATGATGTGGAACTTTGGG GCAGGTTCATCGAGTGAGGCTATATTAAAATCTATGTCACAGGAGCTGGTGCCTGCAGGCGCCCTGGCCTTAAAGCAGGAAAAAGAACACATTACTCTGAACGG AGAATTTGGAGTCTTGCCCAAAAGAGTGTCAGCACACCCCAACGTGATCAGAGTGTACCGGGCTTTCACAGCGGACGTCCCACTGCTACCAGGTGCCCAGGAAGAGTATCCAGATGTGCTGCCAGCCAGGCTCAACCCTGCCGGTCTGGGCAACAATCGCACACTTTTCCTGGTCATGAAGAA ctaTCCATGCACATTGCGACAGTACCTGGAAGTGTCCACACCGGGCCGCAGGCACGGCTccctgatgctgctgcagctccttgaGGGGGTCGACCATTTGTGCAGACAGGGTGTCGCTCACAGAGATCTCAAATCAGACAACGTGCTGCTGGAATTTGACTCAG ATGGTTGCCCTCGTCTGGTGATTACTGACTTTGGCTGCTGCCTGGCTCAGAGTGACTCCAGTCTACAGCTGCCCTTCAACAGCATGTGGGTCAACAGAGGAGGCAATGCATCACTTATGGCGCCTGAG gTGGCCACTGCGGTTCCAGGAAGCGGTGTGGTGATTGACTACAGCAAAGCGGATGCCTGGGCTGTGGGTGCCATCTCCTACGAGATTTTCGACCAGCGTAACCCGTTCTATCGAGCAGTGGGACTGGAGAGCCGGAGTTACCAGGAGAAGCAGCTTCCTGCTCTGCCCTCCGCTGTTCCAGCTGATGTGCAGCTAGTGATCCGATTACTCCTCAGGAGGAACCCGAGCAAG CGTCCCAGTGCCCGTGTAGCAGCTGATATGCTACATCTCAGCCTGTGGGGACGGAAGGCCCTGGCCAATCAGGACAGTGCCGGCATGAGGAAGCtggctgattggctgctgtgCCAGTCTGCTGTGGTTCTCCTGAAGGGCTGCGATGGACCCAGTGGGAACAGGGTGGAGGCGGAGCTACAGAGGAGTTTCCTCGCTAACCTGGATCTGGAGGACCTGCGCACGGCTGTGGGCTTCCTGCTGTATGGAAGAGAGCAGCGTCAGGCCTGCATACTGTCTGCATAG